One Roseomonas gilardii subsp. gilardii genomic region harbors:
- a CDS encoding cytochrome ubiquinol oxidase subunit I, with protein sequence MIESLLPSALDLARFQFAFVVVWHFLFPAFTIGLASYLAVLEARWLWTGNAVYLDTFRYWLKIFAVAFAMGVVSGIVMSYQFGTNWSELSRLAGPILGPLLGYEVLTAFFLEAGFLGVMLFGLERVGKGLHFTATCLVALGTCFSAFWILSANSWMQTPQGFSLAPDGSFHPEDWWAIIFNPSFPYRFLHTVTGAYLTTALIVGAVGAFHVLRERRNDTLGTREANPRARVMFSMAMWMLTIVAPIQAVLGDLHGGNTFHHQPAKLAAMEGHFETERGAPAILFGIPSAEEERTRLQIGIPNLASLYLTHSWTGEVRGLKDLPRDHWPTNIPLVFFAFRVMVALGLLMIALGLSSLVLRLRGRLYDTPWLLRAAIAMGPAGLLAVTAGWIVTEAGRQPFTVYGHLTTAHSVAPVGAPAVATSLVAFAIVYFVVFGAGIWFLFRLFSQTPQAQEEGPPTDKPIRSAGTTPAPSAQHGADPRPQIQPAE encoded by the coding sequence ATGATCGAGTCCCTGCTGCCCAGCGCGCTGGACCTCGCCCGCTTCCAGTTCGCCTTCGTCGTGGTCTGGCACTTCCTCTTTCCCGCCTTCACCATCGGCCTCGCCTCCTACCTCGCGGTGCTGGAGGCACGCTGGCTCTGGACGGGGAATGCCGTCTATCTCGACACCTTCCGCTACTGGCTGAAGATCTTCGCCGTCGCCTTCGCCATGGGCGTGGTCTCGGGCATCGTCATGTCCTACCAGTTCGGCACCAACTGGTCGGAGCTGTCGCGCCTGGCGGGGCCGATCCTCGGGCCGCTGCTGGGCTATGAGGTGCTGACCGCCTTCTTCCTGGAGGCCGGCTTCCTCGGCGTGATGCTCTTCGGGCTGGAGCGCGTGGGCAAGGGGCTGCACTTCACCGCCACCTGCCTCGTGGCGCTCGGCACCTGCTTCTCCGCCTTCTGGATCCTCTCCGCCAATTCCTGGATGCAGACGCCGCAGGGCTTCAGCCTCGCGCCCGATGGCAGCTTCCATCCGGAGGACTGGTGGGCGATCATCTTCAACCCTTCCTTCCCCTACCGCTTCCTGCACACCGTCACGGGCGCCTATCTCACCACCGCGCTGATCGTCGGCGCGGTCGGCGCCTTCCATGTGCTGCGGGAGCGGCGCAACGACACGCTCGGCACGCGGGAGGCCAATCCGCGTGCCCGGGTGATGTTCTCCATGGCGATGTGGATGCTCACCATCGTGGCGCCCATCCAGGCGGTGCTGGGCGACCTGCATGGTGGCAACACCTTCCACCACCAGCCCGCCAAGCTCGCCGCCATGGAGGGGCATTTCGAGACGGAGCGCGGCGCCCCCGCCATCCTCTTCGGCATTCCCTCGGCGGAGGAGGAGCGGACGCGGTTGCAGATCGGCATCCCGAACCTCGCCAGCCTCTACCTCACCCATAGCTGGACCGGCGAGGTGCGCGGGCTGAAGGACCTGCCGCGCGACCACTGGCCGACCAACATCCCGCTGGTCTTCTTCGCCTTCCGCGTCATGGTGGCGCTCGGCCTGCTGATGATCGCGCTGGGGCTCAGCAGCCTCGTGCTGCGCCTGCGCGGGCGGCTCTACGACACGCCCTGGCTGCTGCGCGCTGCCATCGCCATGGGCCCCGCCGGGCTGCTCGCCGTGACGGCGGGCTGGATCGTGACGGAGGCCGGGCGGCAGCCCTTCACCGTCTATGGCCACCTGACGACGGCCCACAGCGTCGCGCCGGTCGGGGCGCCGGCCGTGGCCACATCGCTCGTGGCCTTCGCCATCGTCTATTTCGTCGTCTTCGGCGCCGGGATCTGGTTCCTCTTCCGCCTCTTCTCGCAGACGCCGCAGGCGCAGGAGGAAGGGCCGCCCACCGACAAGCCGATCCGCTCGGCGGGTACCACCCCCGCCCCCTCGGCCCAG
- a CDS encoding GntP family permease: MTTAWNSGDTLLLIAVAVALGAIVLLIAWGRIAAFLAIMLGAGVFAAITGLPIERLTPAFEHGAGGVLGDIGVVIALGAMLGGLLTAGGAADRIVDGVLRHATARSLPWLLALVAMLIGLPLFFEVGLVIMIPIIFAMAQKTKLPVMQVAIPALAGMTTLHALVPPHPGPLIGIAQLHADLGLTLGFGLLVALPAVALAGPLYSHVIVRIPSMREAGQAATQRKEEQHGESWVTPGSRPSFTLSLVVLLLPVALMLCRTVAQVALAPGAARTLLEAVGAPIVALATSVVFAAIALGWARGTTRTEVGKVMSAALPPIAILLLTIGAGGGFKQVLVEAGITGTLGKIAQDTGMPLVLLAWLIAVCLRQATGSATVATTAVAGLMAPLVGGFGLTPAQTSLLVLAIGSGSVFFCHVNDAGFWMIREFFGLRLGQTVWAWSVLQTIVSVTGLVLTALLWGPAGWMG, encoded by the coding sequence ATGACAACGGCCTGGAACAGCGGCGACACGCTTCTTCTCATCGCCGTCGCCGTCGCGCTGGGCGCGATCGTGCTGCTGATCGCCTGGGGCCGGATCGCTGCCTTCCTCGCCATCATGCTCGGCGCCGGCGTCTTCGCCGCGATCACCGGCCTGCCGATCGAGAGGCTCACCCCCGCCTTCGAACACGGCGCGGGCGGCGTGCTGGGCGATATCGGCGTGGTGATCGCGCTCGGGGCCATGTTGGGCGGGCTGCTCACCGCCGGTGGCGCGGCCGACCGCATCGTGGACGGCGTGCTGCGGCACGCCACGGCGCGCAGCCTGCCCTGGCTGCTGGCCCTGGTCGCCATGCTGATCGGCCTGCCGCTCTTCTTCGAGGTCGGGCTGGTGATCATGATCCCGATCATCTTCGCCATGGCGCAGAAGACGAAGCTGCCGGTGATGCAGGTCGCCATCCCCGCTTTGGCCGGCATGACGACATTGCACGCGCTAGTGCCACCTCATCCCGGGCCGCTGATCGGCATCGCGCAGCTCCATGCGGATCTCGGCCTGACCCTGGGCTTCGGCCTGCTGGTCGCGCTGCCGGCGGTGGCCCTGGCCGGGCCGCTCTACAGCCATGTGATCGTGCGCATCCCCTCGATGCGGGAGGCCGGGCAGGCCGCGACGCAACGGAAGGAGGAGCAGCATGGCGAGAGCTGGGTCACGCCGGGCTCCCGCCCCTCCTTCACCCTGTCGCTGGTGGTGCTGCTGCTACCGGTCGCTCTGATGCTTTGTCGCACCGTGGCGCAGGTGGCACTGGCGCCCGGCGCGGCGCGGACCCTGCTGGAGGCCGTCGGCGCCCCGATCGTGGCCCTGGCGACCAGCGTGGTTTTCGCCGCCATCGCCCTGGGCTGGGCGCGCGGCACCACGCGCACAGAGGTGGGCAAGGTGATGAGCGCCGCCCTGCCGCCCATCGCCATCCTGCTGCTGACCATCGGCGCGGGTGGCGGCTTCAAGCAGGTGCTGGTGGAGGCCGGCATCACCGGCACGCTCGGCAAGATCGCGCAGGACACCGGCATGCCGCTGGTGCTGCTGGCCTGGCTGATCGCCGTCTGCCTGCGCCAGGCAACCGGCTCCGCCACGGTGGCGACCACGGCGGTGGCCGGACTGATGGCCCCGCTGGTCGGCGGCTTCGGCCTGACCCCGGCGCAGACCTCCCTGCTGGTGCTGGCGATCGGCTCGGGCTCGGTCTTCTTCTGCCACGTCAACGATGCGGGCTTCTGGATGATCCGGGAATTCTTCGGCCTGCGCCTCGGCCAGACCGTCTGGGCCTGGTCGGTGCTGCAGACCATCGTTTCCGTGACCGGCCTCGTGCTGACCGCCCTGCTCTGGGGACCGGCGGGCTGGATGGGCTGA